In Desulfonatronum sp. SC1, one DNA window encodes the following:
- a CDS encoding ABC transporter substrate-binding protein, whose translation MPSRLHLAIPPNIARHVISEIQSAFPDASIHPPQTHDEMDAFFKNQFGHPDHTADLTLTAYPSALSRAIEAKDIFAPMPAGLPEMREELLRVGLREPLPFFKVVAVVTMLIIHHESVVPPVEGWADLCRGDLAADVVIPPHNTPAPMLYAHYMEKLCGEEGRRASALAQAKLFPQDINKTVDEGTYKAGMVFPAFARTFRLGNARAVWPKEGAIAVPLLAFLRKDAPDDALEVLKIIFSSKIQTIIADNGLFCPIREGIALFPEMAAHDSRLIWSGWEDYIRLAALR comes from the coding sequence ATGCCCTCACGACTGCATCTGGCCATCCCCCCGAACATCGCACGTCACGTCATTTCGGAGATTCAATCCGCGTTTCCAGACGCCTCCATTCATCCCCCTCAGACCCACGACGAGATGGATGCGTTTTTCAAGAATCAGTTCGGCCATCCGGACCATACCGCCGACCTCACGCTGACGGCCTATCCTTCAGCCTTGTCCAGAGCCATTGAAGCGAAAGATATTTTCGCGCCCATGCCCGCCGGACTACCGGAAATGCGCGAGGAATTGCTGCGGGTCGGCTTGCGGGAACCGCTGCCTTTTTTCAAGGTGGTCGCCGTGGTGACCATGCTGATCATCCACCATGAGAGCGTGGTCCCCCCAGTGGAAGGATGGGCCGACCTTTGCCGGGGTGATCTTGCCGCCGACGTGGTCATCCCGCCGCACAACACTCCGGCTCCGATGCTGTACGCCCATTACATGGAAAAGCTGTGCGGCGAGGAAGGGCGGAGAGCATCAGCTTTGGCCCAGGCCAAGTTGTTTCCCCAGGACATCAACAAGACCGTGGACGAAGGAACCTACAAGGCGGGCATGGTTTTTCCAGCCTTTGCCCGGACGTTTCGGTTGGGCAACGCGCGAGCCGTGTGGCCGAAGGAAGGAGCGATAGCAGTACCGCTTTTGGCTTTTTTGAGAAAAGACGCTCCTGATGACGCCTTGGAGGTGCTGAAGATTATTTTCAGCTCAAAGATTCAAACTATTATCGCTGATAACGGGCTTTTTTGCCCAATTCGAGAGGGCATTGCCCTGTTTCCGGAAATGGCCGCCCATGACTCGCGGCTGATCTGGTCGGGCTGGGAGGATTACATCAGATTGGCAGCGTTGCGATGA
- a CDS encoding TonB-dependent siderophore receptor → MITTITITFLMIIPGFASESHRGAADMDEYVVTGTRTRHTLADVPVETQVITRDDIDRSPSKNILDILNTVPGINMTLLDDAIGSDNLRSTMRGLQFNEGYGLILIDGQRAHGELGAHGDYGISLNQIPLSMVERIEVVKGAASALYGSDALAGVINIITRKAPREFTTLASAGYSRYEVTDRQGVSANSSSRDTYRANVGLGGPLLAASGYYLHYSYEQDEGVAFDPAKTYRHSVMGRWQTAITDALRVDLGANFGQARRELDHPEANYDREFDTYRFSGGLNYQFGQNRNHEMTLSGYTYWQDFINGYPGFQHGYRDGKVGYDQAELMYNWYADWNILTVGASTQRQLMDYYSINYQRDGDSSRITVDENVTVNSIFLQDELMLFDHRLTLVPGVRLEDHSTFGTEVNPKFSAMLKATPSTTLRGSVGRGFKSPTIRQLYYDGLLRHDSYYIRSNPDLNPETAWTYSLNLEQGLLNDRLTVNLGYFLNDVKDMVVRQGTGEFAVDGLPIESYINVEKARIQGGELSARLTLLDSFFVNAGFTYTESENRDTGKDLPYVPKYTASLAPTYIFQPWDVGASVILTYVGKQYRNTANSQEVDKHGVVDARIWKSFSELFRISLDAKNITNSDRGDGDFSHRMGRSIGLNLELQF, encoded by the coding sequence ATGATAACTACAATTACCATCACTTTTCTAATGATCATCCCTGGTTTTGCCTCGGAATCGCATCGTGGGGCCGCGGATATGGATGAATACGTGGTGACCGGGACGAGAACCAGGCATACTTTGGCGGATGTCCCCGTGGAAACCCAGGTCATTACACGAGACGACATCGATCGTTCGCCCTCCAAAAATATCCTAGACATCCTCAACACAGTGCCTGGAATCAACATGACGCTGCTGGACGACGCCATCGGGTCGGACAATCTGCGGTCCACAATGCGCGGCTTGCAGTTCAACGAAGGCTATGGCCTGATCCTCATCGACGGCCAGCGCGCCCATGGCGAACTTGGCGCGCATGGGGATTATGGGATCAGCCTGAACCAGATTCCGCTGAGCATGGTCGAGCGCATTGAAGTCGTCAAGGGCGCGGCTTCGGCCCTGTACGGTTCCGACGCACTGGCGGGAGTGATCAATATCATTACCCGCAAGGCGCCCAGGGAGTTCACGACCCTCGCCAGTGCCGGCTACAGCCGCTACGAGGTGACCGATCGCCAGGGGGTTTCGGCGAACAGCTCCTCCCGCGACACCTACCGCGCCAACGTCGGACTGGGCGGCCCGCTCCTGGCCGCCTCGGGTTACTACCTGCACTACAGCTATGAACAGGACGAGGGCGTTGCCTTTGATCCGGCCAAGACCTACCGCCATTCCGTGATGGGACGCTGGCAAACGGCGATCACCGACGCGCTCCGCGTGGATCTGGGCGCGAATTTTGGACAGGCCCGCCGGGAACTGGATCACCCCGAGGCGAATTACGACCGCGAGTTCGACACCTACCGCTTCTCCGGCGGGCTCAACTACCAGTTCGGACAGAACCGCAACCATGAAATGACCCTCAGCGGATACACCTACTGGCAGGATTTCATCAACGGCTATCCAGGATTCCAGCATGGTTATCGCGACGGGAAAGTTGGCTACGACCAGGCTGAACTGATGTACAACTGGTATGCGGACTGGAACATCCTGACAGTCGGCGCATCCACCCAGCGCCAGCTCATGGATTACTATTCCATCAACTATCAGCGCGACGGCGATTCGTCCCGGATCACGGTGGATGAGAACGTCACCGTCAACAGCATTTTCCTCCAGGACGAACTGATGCTCTTCGACCACCGCTTGACCCTGGTTCCCGGCGTGCGTCTGGAAGATCATTCCACTTTCGGCACGGAGGTCAATCCAAAATTCAGCGCCATGCTCAAGGCAACTCCCTCAACGACCCTGCGCGGCTCCGTGGGACGTGGATTCAAATCTCCAACCATTCGCCAACTCTATTACGACGGCCTCTTGCGCCATGACTCGTACTATATCCGCTCAAATCCGGATCTGAACCCTGAAACCGCATGGACATACTCACTGAATCTGGAGCAGGGGCTCCTGAATGACCGATTGACCGTCAATCTGGGATATTTTCTTAATGATGTGAAAGATATGGTCGTCCGGCAAGGCACCGGGGAGTTCGCGGTCGACGGCCTGCCCATTGAAAGCTACATCAATGTGGAAAAGGCTCGGATACAGGGCGGGGAGTTGTCGGCGCGTTTGACGCTGCTCGACTCGTTCTTCGTCAATGCCGGTTTTACCTACACCGAGTCGGAGAACCGGGATACGGGCAAGGATCTGCCTTATGTACCCAAGTACACGGCCTCTTTGGCCCCAACCTACATATTCCAGCCTTGGGACGTTGGCGCCAGCGTAATCCTGACCTACGTCGGCAAGCAGTATCGCAACACCGCCAATAGCCAGGAGGTCGACAAGCACGGCGTCGTGGACGCCCGGATCTGGAAGAGCTTTTCGGAACTGTTCCGGATTTCGCTGGATGCCAAGAACATTACCAATTCCGACCGGGGCGACGGCGACTTCTCGCACCGCATGGGACGCAGCATCGGCCTGAACCTGGAACTGCAGTTCTAG
- a CDS encoding methyltransferase translates to MAKPNTGKAGAPTDNSRLQLLSWSVSGSELSRLLEQASLDQLLELVSARHAVHFETVRIGENVLECLQLTDMEAYIEQRLNLPSSEVASGTGPGYGIDALPLWAKIWPASLPLAMYMRGVAPGPGERVLEIGAGLGLAGLFAAKRGFSVVLSDIVPEALLFARINALRNGLGDTVVVQAVNFMKENHSERYHRIIASEVLYREHFFAPLLSFLRTHLEPVATAEILLSASAGRRSIKFFAAAKDFFQISRSLVSSPVSSTDSSELPGTEAQQDTYLYRLRPR, encoded by the coding sequence ATGGCCAAGCCCAACACCGGCAAAGCCGGCGCGCCGACCGACAATTCCCGATTGCAATTGCTTAGCTGGTCAGTGTCCGGCTCGGAGTTGTCGCGGCTTCTTGAACAGGCCTCTCTTGATCAACTCTTGGAGCTTGTCTCCGCCAGGCACGCGGTGCATTTCGAAACCGTACGCATCGGAGAAAACGTTCTGGAGTGCCTCCAGCTTACGGACATGGAAGCCTATATCGAGCAGCGTCTGAACCTGCCTTCGTCCGAAGTCGCCTCGGGAACAGGACCAGGATATGGAATTGACGCTTTGCCACTTTGGGCCAAGATTTGGCCGGCCTCCCTGCCCCTGGCCATGTATATGCGCGGCGTCGCCCCAGGTCCCGGGGAGCGGGTTCTGGAGATCGGGGCCGGATTGGGCTTGGCCGGGTTGTTCGCGGCCAAACGCGGTTTTTCCGTGGTGCTCAGCGATATTGTCCCAGAGGCGTTGCTTTTTGCGCGTATCAATGCATTGCGCAACGGGCTCGGCGACACGGTCGTCGTTCAGGCCGTGAACTTCATGAAAGAAAACCATTCGGAGCGCTATCACCGGATCATTGCTTCGGAGGTCCTTTATCGTGAGCATTTTTTCGCACCATTGCTTTCATTTTTACGGACCCACCTGGAACCCGTGGCCACCGCTGAAATCCTGCTTTCAGCAAGTGCCGGACGGCGTTCGATTAAATTTTTCGCCGCCGCGAAGGACTTCTTTCAGATTTCACGTTCGCTCGTTTCCTCGCCGGTATCTTCCACCGATTCTTCCGAACTGCCCGGAACCGAAGCGCAACAAGACACATATCTCTACCGACTGAGACCACGATGA
- a CDS encoding ABC transporter substrate-binding protein, translating to MPGPFPRRVLLVLLVAGFLAVPGVWHLLQGAADSPLVFGDDPNLPTLTLFTSAMATTPQLAFWAAVQAGDIQKLCNLRVMIWKNLDDLRGVLLAGKGDLWLGHTEGFAQAHAANAPVRLLYISAWRKFYLVSTDPSVTSFADMRGRKLAYAPVGSSAVPILKGLLEGVDIDFTPHEPQQLAMMMISGRSDTALVPEPLVSSLLHAMPDLRVVESVEDLYGRRSRHPARMPIVGMAVNADTLEQHPEIVQGIVSAVLRHSPRVRDEPGIGIAALPEPFGAFTSKELVHASLERDIILDLPASEVRDEIKTYLDLVMPGRLFDLDGLIWNSPIATAIVDASS from the coding sequence GTGCCTGGTCCATTTCCCCGACGGGTGCTTCTGGTTCTGCTTGTCGCCGGTTTTCTGGCCGTCCCCGGAGTGTGGCACCTGCTCCAGGGGGCGGCCGACAGCCCGCTGGTTTTCGGTGATGATCCGAACCTGCCGACCCTGACCCTGTTCACGTCCGCCATGGCCACCACGCCGCAATTGGCGTTTTGGGCCGCCGTACAGGCAGGGGACATCCAGAAGCTGTGCAATCTTCGAGTAATGATCTGGAAAAATCTCGATGATCTGCGGGGCGTCCTTCTGGCCGGGAAGGGAGACCTCTGGCTGGGCCACACCGAAGGGTTCGCCCAGGCCCATGCCGCCAATGCCCCGGTCCGTTTGCTGTACATCAGCGCCTGGCGCAAGTTCTACTTGGTTTCCACGGACCCGTCCGTGACCTCTTTCGCGGATATGCGGGGGCGGAAACTGGCATACGCCCCGGTGGGGTCGTCGGCCGTGCCCATCCTCAAGGGCTTGCTGGAGGGCGTCGACATTGACTTCACCCCCCATGAACCCCAGCAGTTGGCCATGATGATGATTTCCGGACGATCCGACACGGCGCTGGTGCCGGAGCCGCTGGTCAGCAGCCTGCTGCATGCGATGCCGGATTTGCGCGTCGTGGAGAGCGTGGAAGACCTTTATGGACGCCGGAGCCGACATCCAGCCCGGATGCCTATTGTCGGGATGGCCGTCAATGCCGACACTCTGGAGCAGCACCCTGAAATCGTTCAGGGTATTGTTTCCGCGGTTCTCCGGCACTCCCCAAGGGTACGGGATGAACCCGGGATCGGCATCGCGGCCCTTCCGGAGCCTTTTGGAGCCTTCACTTCCAAAGAGTTGGTCCATGCTTCCCTGGAACGGGACATCATCCTTGATCTGCCCGCATCCGAGGTCCGGGACGAAATCAAGACCTACCTGGACCTGGTGATGCCGGGTCGCCTCTTCGATCTCGACGGCTTGATCTGGAATTCGCCCATCGCGACGGCCATTGTTGACGCATCTTCATGA
- a CDS encoding ABC transporter permease — translation MIPLIFTVVVILSTWTTATFYFGAGLVPSPLETLRYLAGMTMTSAMWEHTLITLSRGVLAIVLSLAVALVLGVWAGLSRTIMSLGTPLVTVLQATPPILWITLLMVWVGAGNTVPIVVVMAALFPPLFLNVAQSVAALDQRLFASARVYRVGRMRILMQLILPGIFPHVLAGLTYALGSGWKIAAVAEFLGSSKGIGAQIYWAYRLFNMPELFAWALILVGLGVGLEFTLVRTLRRKAEGGAGRA, via the coding sequence ATGATTCCCCTGATTTTTACAGTTGTGGTCATTCTCTCTACGTGGACCACCGCGACCTTTTATTTCGGCGCCGGTCTCGTGCCGTCACCGCTGGAAACCCTGCGCTATCTGGCAGGAATGACCATGACCAGCGCCATGTGGGAGCATACGCTGATCACCTTGTCCAGAGGGGTTCTGGCTATTGTTTTGTCTCTGGCAGTCGCGCTTGTTTTGGGTGTCTGGGCGGGGCTCTCCCGGACGATCATGTCCCTGGGAACGCCATTGGTTACGGTCTTGCAAGCCACGCCGCCGATCCTGTGGATCACCCTGCTCATGGTTTGGGTCGGGGCCGGGAATACCGTGCCGATCGTGGTGGTCATGGCCGCCTTGTTTCCACCGTTGTTCCTGAATGTCGCCCAGAGCGTGGCGGCCCTGGATCAGCGTCTGTTCGCCTCGGCCAGGGTCTATCGGGTGGGCCGAATGCGCATCCTGATGCAACTGATCCTGCCCGGAATTTTCCCCCATGTGCTCGCCGGATTGACGTATGCCTTGGGCAGTGGCTGGAAAATCGCCGCTGTCGCTGAATTCCTGGGCAGTTCCAAAGGGATCGGGGCCCAGATCTACTGGGCCTATCGCTTGTTCAACATGCCCGAGCTTTTTGCCTGGGCGCTGATCCTGGTGGGATTGGGCGTGGGGCTGGAATTCACTCTGGTCCGTACGCTTCGACGCAAGGCGGAAGGAGGGGCAGGCCGTGCTTGA
- a CDS encoding protein-glutamate O-methyltransferase CheR has protein sequence MLGTMKERDFRRLSEFVQQKCGIKMPPSKKTMMEARLQRRLRALNYSEYYDYCEYVFSPQGTENEIPHLIDALSTNTTSFFREPHHFQYLTSTVLPTWWQRFGHARELAVWSAGCSSGEEPYTLTMVLAEFQEQHPLFRWFILATDINTQVLERAAKGVYPDDKLHSIPRVLHKKYLLRSKDRTKKLIRIIPGLREKIRFRRLNFMERFNFREPMDLIFCRNVMIYFERDVQERLIRNFLEHLQPWGHLVIGHSESLAGMDLGLIQVAPTVYRKA, from the coding sequence ATGCTGGGAACAATGAAAGAACGAGACTTCCGACGGCTCAGCGAATTCGTGCAGCAAAAGTGCGGCATCAAAATGCCGCCGAGCAAAAAGACCATGATGGAGGCCCGGTTACAGCGGCGTCTTCGGGCGTTGAATTATTCCGAGTACTATGACTACTGCGAATACGTCTTCAGTCCTCAAGGCACGGAGAACGAGATCCCGCACCTGATCGACGCCCTGAGCACCAACACCACCAGTTTTTTTCGCGAACCGCACCATTTTCAGTATCTGACTTCCACTGTTCTGCCGACCTGGTGGCAACGCTTCGGTCATGCACGGGAGTTGGCGGTCTGGAGCGCGGGATGTTCGTCCGGTGAGGAGCCTTACACGTTGACCATGGTCCTGGCTGAGTTCCAGGAACAGCATCCGCTTTTTCGCTGGTTCATCCTGGCCACGGACATCAACACCCAGGTCCTGGAACGGGCGGCCAAGGGCGTTTATCCGGACGACAAGCTCCACTCAATCCCCAGGGTTTTGCATAAGAAATATTTGTTGCGCAGCAAGGACCGAACGAAGAAGCTGATCCGGATTATTCCCGGGTTACGAGAAAAGATCCGCTTTCGCCGTTTGAACTTCATGGAACGGTTCAATTTTCGCGAACCCATGGACCTCATTTTTTGCCGAAACGTGATGATCTACTTCGAGCGGGATGTTCAAGAGCGCCTGATCCGCAATTTTCTGGAGCATTTGCAGCCTTGGGGACACTTGGTCATCGGCCACTCGGAAAGCCTTGCCGGGATGGATCTCGGCCTGATTCAGGTGGCGCCGACGGTGTACCGCAAGGCGTAA
- a CDS encoding ABC transporter ATP-binding protein produces MLELRSVSKKIQGRQVLRDVQLCLGRGEILCLAGPSGVGKTTLMEIAAGLQKPDKGEVRRKSARIGCALQDAPLLPWQSAVDNMDFFLSTWLESGDRLKMIPHWLERLGLKEAAGKKPSELSGGMKRRLSIACALALDPEILLLDEPLAFLDQHWQDRLMEEIATIHARRTTAILLISHQLEPIRSLGARIVEIHEAPVRLNLS; encoded by the coding sequence GTGCTTGAACTGCGGAGCGTGTCCAAGAAGATTCAGGGCCGGCAAGTGCTGAGGGACGTCCAGTTGTGCCTGGGCAGGGGAGAGATACTCTGCCTGGCCGGCCCATCAGGCGTGGGCAAAACCACGCTGATGGAAATCGCTGCGGGGCTTCAGAAACCGGACAAAGGCGAAGTCCGGCGCAAATCCGCCAGAATCGGTTGCGCGTTGCAGGACGCTCCGTTGCTGCCCTGGCAGAGCGCCGTGGACAATATGGATTTTTTTCTCTCGACCTGGCTGGAATCCGGAGATCGCCTGAAGATGATCCCGCACTGGCTGGAAAGGTTGGGCCTAAAGGAAGCCGCGGGTAAAAAGCCGTCGGAATTGAGCGGAGGCATGAAACGACGCTTATCCATCGCCTGCGCTCTTGCCCTGGACCCGGAAATCCTGCTCCTGGACGAACCCTTGGCATTCCTGGATCAGCATTGGCAGGACCGTCTGATGGAAGAAATCGCCACGATTCACGCCCGGCGAACCACGGCCATCCTGCTGATCAGCCATCAACTTGAACCCATTCGGAGTCTCGGCGCGCGGATAGTGGAGATTCACGAAGCTCCGGTGCGGTTGAACTTGTCGTGA
- a CDS encoding DUF4198 domain-containing protein: MTKRRTAFSVSALVFLISLPVLCLAHYPWINMQRYQVQQNSPVNLTIGWGHAFPYDDFLKQDRLEELYLLAPDGTKVDIEAKSDLEFASVRPLRAGSYLVVGQPKSGYRTRTTTGYARRSKAELDNAISCSISFNGMKSVLNVGDADGNVDTVVGHPLEIVPLVNPETLKVNDYLPIRVVLNGEPFNGFFNATYAGFSTEEDVFAYTARTNTNGEGRLRILNQGIWLIYVEHQEPYPDLDMCDTRSYRGVLTFQVD; the protein is encoded by the coding sequence ATGACGAAAAGACGCACTGCATTTTCAGTTTCCGCGCTTGTGTTTCTAATTTCTCTGCCTGTCCTTTGCCTGGCCCATTATCCCTGGATCAACATGCAGCGATATCAGGTCCAGCAAAACAGTCCCGTGAACCTGACCATTGGTTGGGGCCATGCCTTCCCGTACGACGATTTCTTGAAGCAGGATCGCCTTGAGGAGTTATATCTCCTTGCGCCTGACGGAACCAAGGTTGATATCGAGGCGAAGTCTGATCTGGAATTTGCTTCGGTACGGCCTTTGCGGGCTGGATCATATCTGGTCGTCGGTCAGCCCAAATCCGGATACAGAACAAGAACGACCACGGGTTATGCCCGCAGATCAAAAGCAGAGCTAGACAACGCCATCAGTTGCTCGATTTCATTCAATGGCATGAAATCCGTCCTCAATGTCGGCGATGCCGATGGCAATGTGGACACGGTTGTCGGGCACCCATTGGAGATCGTGCCCCTTGTGAACCCGGAGACTCTGAAGGTCAATGACTACCTGCCCATCCGCGTCGTATTGAATGGTGAACCGTTTAATGGGTTCTTTAACGCGACCTATGCCGGTTTTTCAACCGAAGAGGACGTCTTCGCCTACACGGCAAGAACAAACACGAACGGAGAAGGCAGATTGCGCATCCTCAATCAGGGAATTTGGCTGATTTACGTCGAACACCAGGAGCCGTACCCTGACCTCGATATGTGCGACACCAGATCTTATCGGGGCGTTCTCACCTTCCAGGTTGATTAG
- a CDS encoding rubrerythrin family protein, producing MSKTMNNLKEAFAGESQANRKYLAFAKQADKEGHHQVARLFRAVAEAETVHAHAHLKLMGGIGTTEENLKEALGGETHEFTQMYPQMIADAQEEGQRAVERGFHFANEVEKIHAGLYEKALQDLGKQAETDIHVCSVCGYTIEGDTPEKCPVCNAAKKAFFKVD from the coding sequence ATGTCCAAGACCATGAATAATCTCAAGGAAGCCTTTGCCGGGGAATCCCAGGCCAACCGGAAATATCTGGCTTTTGCCAAGCAGGCCGACAAAGAGGGGCACCATCAGGTGGCCCGCTTGTTCCGAGCCGTGGCCGAGGCGGAAACCGTGCACGCCCATGCCCATCTCAAGCTGATGGGCGGCATTGGGACCACCGAGGAAAACCTGAAGGAGGCGCTCGGCGGCGAAACCCACGAGTTCACCCAGATGTACCCGCAAATGATCGCCGACGCCCAGGAAGAAGGCCAGAGAGCCGTTGAGCGCGGCTTTCATTTCGCCAATGAGGTGGAGAAGATTCACGCCGGGCTCTATGAAAAAGCCCTCCAGGATCTGGGCAAGCAGGCAGAGACGGACATCCATGTCTGTAGCGTCTGCGGATACACCATCGAAGGCGACACCCCGGAGAAGTGTCCGGTCTGCAACGCCGCGAAAAAGGCTTTTTTCAAGGTCGATTAA
- a CDS encoding TonB-dependent siderophore receptor has protein sequence MLQGFRQSMAAVLMTAVVVAAGDMGRAGKALAGEEPVVMDRVVVTARGTPTKLSETPGGVGVLDAEEISMVQPISISDALTRIPGVSISGDSPWGGEVNIRGLGRGRIVFLIDGVRMNTATDINAQFGLIDPNEIERVEVLKGPISALYGSGSIGGVVNIITKKGMFADETAFHGTLTGTYKSNPDGYGGYANLSGNSQRAWAYASGGYRDYSSYKDGGGETVNNSQFEDFNGAFKVGYKWNELHRTRFQYQQYEGRDIGIPGTGNASLPEVADVTYPETTRMLASIVHEFFPESPFWTESSLNLYFQEIDRNVRIDKLPPASGVRGIEPSANHKTWGLRWFNRVDAGDHSLGLGADVWLWDIESERKRNFLNGNQAIDQPMADASLLSGGVFIEDDWKLQENLVLNLGGRVDLLRAKSDALNTWIKPPSPNTPNPALRDEESTTDHSWAAHAGLTWGFLENWSMTLLGSSSYRAPDLMERFKYINLGSYEVFGNPDLDPERSLYAEYGLHYNLPNLTASLSAFANRLNDLIVEKQVAPNRHELHNVDKAEIFGGEASLEWRFFQEWSAYATLAYAVGKNRTEKTDLESMPPLNGLVGVRYNQGLGWNGLLELEWADRQSKVAPGEKETPGWATVNARVGYRFLLRQTTQELALVGSNLLDETYRNHLATGRKPAELNSLGRSIAVTWKMEF, from the coding sequence ATGCTGCAGGGCTTCAGACAATCCATGGCGGCGGTGTTGATGACCGCGGTCGTGGTGGCGGCGGGAGACATGGGAAGGGCGGGCAAGGCCTTGGCCGGGGAGGAACCCGTGGTAATGGACCGTGTCGTGGTCACGGCCCGGGGCACTCCCACCAAGCTTTCGGAGACGCCTGGGGGAGTGGGCGTCCTGGATGCGGAGGAAATCTCCATGGTGCAGCCGATCAGCATCAGCGACGCATTGACCAGGATTCCGGGAGTCAGCATCTCCGGAGACTCTCCCTGGGGCGGGGAAGTCAATATCCGCGGCCTGGGTCGGGGCCGAATCGTCTTTCTGATCGATGGGGTGCGCATGAATACGGCCACGGACATCAACGCCCAGTTCGGCCTGATCGATCCGAATGAAATCGAACGCGTGGAAGTGCTCAAAGGGCCGATCAGCGCCCTGTACGGCTCCGGTTCCATCGGCGGCGTGGTGAACATCATCACCAAGAAAGGGATGTTCGCGGATGAAACGGCATTTCATGGCACGTTGACGGGAACCTATAAAAGCAACCCCGACGGGTACGGAGGATACGCGAATCTCTCCGGCAACTCTCAGCGGGCCTGGGCCTATGCTTCCGGAGGATATCGCGATTATTCCAGCTACAAGGACGGGGGCGGCGAGACCGTCAACAACAGTCAGTTCGAGGACTTCAATGGTGCTTTCAAGGTCGGTTACAAATGGAATGAGCTGCATCGCACCAGATTTCAGTATCAGCAATATGAAGGACGGGACATCGGCATCCCCGGAACCGGGAACGCCTCCCTGCCGGAGGTGGCCGATGTCACCTACCCGGAAACAACGCGGATGCTCGCCAGTATCGTGCATGAATTCTTTCCGGAGAGCCCGTTCTGGACCGAGTCATCCCTGAATCTCTACTTCCAGGAAATCGACCGGAACGTCCGGATCGACAAACTCCCTCCCGCTTCCGGCGTCCGCGGCATCGAGCCTTCGGCAAACCATAAAACCTGGGGGCTGCGCTGGTTCAACCGGGTGGATGCCGGTGATCACTCTCTGGGGCTGGGAGCGGATGTCTGGCTGTGGGACATCGAATCAGAGCGCAAGCGCAATTTCCTGAACGGCAATCAAGCCATTGACCAGCCCATGGCCGATGCCAGCTTGTTGTCCGGCGGGGTGTTCATCGAAGATGACTGGAAGCTGCAAGAGAATCTGGTCCTGAATCTCGGCGGTCGGGTGGACCTGTTGCGGGCGAAAAGCGATGCGCTGAACACCTGGATCAAGCCGCCTTCACCCAACACACCGAATCCTGCTCTTCGCGATGAGGAGTCCACCACGGATCACAGTTGGGCCGCCCATGCCGGTCTGACCTGGGGTTTTCTGGAGAACTGGTCCATGACCTTGCTCGGGTCGTCCAGCTATCGCGCCCCGGATCTCATGGAACGATTCAAGTACATCAACCTGGGCAGCTACGAGGTCTTCGGCAACCCGGACCTCGACCCGGAACGATCACTCTATGCGGAATACGGACTGCACTACAACCTGCCCAATCTGACGGCCAGTCTGAGCGCGTTTGCCAACCGATTGAACGATCTGATCGTGGAAAAACAGGTCGCGCCGAACCGCCATGAATTGCACAACGTGGACAAGGCGGAGATTTTCGGAGGCGAGGCGTCGCTGGAATGGCGTTTTTTTCAGGAATGGTCGGCCTATGCCACGTTGGCCTATGCCGTGGGCAAGAACCGAACCGAAAAGACCGACCTGGAATCCATGCCGCCTCTGAACGGCCTGGTTGGAGTGCGATATAATCAGGGTCTGGGCTGGAACGGGTTGCTCGAACTGGAATGGGCGGATCGCCAGTCCAAGGTTGCTCCGGGAGAAAAGGAAACTCCGGGTTGGGCGACGGTCAATGCCCGGGTCGGATATCGCTTCCTGCTCCGCCAAACCACGCAGGAGCTGGCCTTGGTGGGCAGCAATCTGTTGGATGAAACGTATCGGAATCATTTGGCCACTGGGCGAAAACCCGCGGAATTGAACAGCCTTGGACGCAGTATCGCCGTAACCTGGAAAATGGAGTTCTAG